GTTGACATGTTTACTCTGGGATGTCTAGGCTGCAGAGCtggatttaatatttaatatttaaatgaatgaacGATGGAGGTCTCAGAAAGATGGGAAAGTGGCAGGAGGAGATCAGATTTCCCTTTGGCTGCTCCCGTACACGCTCTCATCACTGTAGGCAATGTAGAGGAAAAAGTCCTCTTCGTGATGctcctgaagaaaaaacaaaacaaaaaacatttaagagtttatttaatttaaacgGGACAATACAACGAGTCACAAAACCGAGTTAAGAGTTCTTGCCTGGTACAACAGGCCCATGGTGGCTGAGGTGGGTGGAATGACATTGTTTACAAAGAAGAAGAGAGCATCCTCAGCTCGCAAGTGGATTCTTTTCCGGATTAAGAAGTAAAACTGGCCcactgttgacaaaaaaaagagaaaaaaaaagttgttgtaaACACAAACTTAATGTACATAGGTTAGCCCACTAAGTGCAGTGGTTACCTGTCAAGTCAGAGGGGACAAGGTACTTCTTCTTATCCAGATCTCCTATTCTGGCTTTAGGAGCCTTTTCCACAATGACCTAGAGAAGCAAAggagagataaaaacaatgttcaatATGTTCTCAATCAATGAATCCATCACTTCACCACTAAATGGAGTGTGTTCACCACATACTTTGACTTGGTGAAAGCAAGTCAAAGTACTTGTtatccttatttttatttgtcaagaaaaaaaaggatctgAGGAAGTACCGAATGAGCGACCGAGTGAAGTGATCTAAATAAAGCTTGTTGACAGTAGCTAAGGTAAGTCAGCCAGAGAGAGACGTGTTTACAGAGAAAGGCTTTGAATCTGGTGGTTGGTTTGGAAATAGAGCgcacacaatttattttttttttcttcttcttcttcttctcctttgcACCTAAAAATAGTGCTTAGAGCAACTCATCCTTAAGAGCTTTAATGATTCATCACTTGACCGTACAGAAGAGTGATTGGGAGACgctttaaatcaaaaatgtttacttttcgTTGTGATGGTGATGTGGTCAGAGTGGCTGTTAAGATCAGGAAAATCAGACTGCGGCTGCCGCTTATGCTCCAATTGCCTGATTAGTGGTTCCCCTACTGGCTGTGatgtcctttttaaaaatagtttttttatttgctaaagtTAGATGCCATTTTGAGAATTTGCAATGGGAAGAATAAATATACACAGAATACAGTTTGTTAGCAAGGTAGCCAAGAGGAAGCAGCTAATTGTTCAAGCTTCGGTTCTACAATGCTGCCAGTGATTTACCTGAAAATAAGTACATGTAGtcgtaaataaaaacaatattacgTTAATGTTTTCAGCTAAACAAAAATCCACAGGTTAGATAAAGCTCATGCTAAGTTTGCCTGTGCAAGATTCTAAGATTTCAACTTACTTTAAAGATTATTTCAACATttgtgtaacaaaaaaaacacgatTCAAAGCAGAATACTTTGTCGGCATTTTTtaatgctgaaaatgtaatgCGCTCAAGTAACAAACGTGACCTTTGGGCTGAATAAAGAGACAACTACAAGTCTGATAGCTCTTCAAAACACCAAAAGAGACGGATTTTCAGGGATCATTTACTAAACATTTCATGAcaatatctgaaaaataaagtctctcatttttctcattttacacctaaaatgtcctgtttcattcagaaaataataattatttgcCTTTTAAAATGTGGTCTACCgcccatctttttttttgcttattaatATATCTAGTAGAAACTCATGTATCAATCAGACAAACGTGTAGTTTATTCAAATGTCTTCttcttaaatctaaaaataacagggttttttttaatatccatCCAAATATCAACCTATTTTTATAACTCAATTCTACTGGAAATGTATCTGCAACTACACAGCATATATAAAGTGTTTGCTTTTAtagatttgatcaaatgttgTAAACAAAGGCGAGAACACGACATGAAATACTGTGGTAGCCTTTCCAAAAATGCAGTGTAATTGTTGCGCTCATCCATGATTGATCGGCTGCTTGATCAAGGATGCGACGGTAAAGTCAGTGAAACTAGACGGAAAGAGAAAAGGTGAAGCTCATCACACAACCATGGTCACATGAGGTTTTGATCCAGACCGTCCTGTTCGATGGGGATGAGGTAAACAGCACAGCCTATACAAGCTAATGAATATCCGGCGAAAAACAAACAGTCTTTTCTTTAGGAGTAACTATTTTTAATCCGCCCATATCTGGTTAATTTCAACGTTTGcccttaaaaataaacatagctatctttttttatttataagaaaacAGTCACTGTGACACGTTACCTaaaattctaaattaatatACGTCAGGATGAAATACAGGAAGCTAGCTTGACTACCCGGCCTGTTAACTGCGATAACCTCTGTCGTCTTTAGCTAACGACCATGTTTACTAACGTGGCAGCTGAAAATGGACACAACCACGTCAGCAAATACGTTTGAATTACTTTATATGTCCATTGAGTGCTTTTATTTCGAGTTTTTCGAACAGTCAGAACATAAAATGTgtgtatctaaaaaaaaaaaaaaaacctccgcGTCTTCCGTCAGCGAACGGAGCTAGCATGTTAGCCACTTACTGGGACCCTGTCCGGGTACTTCTTCCTTATTTTCTCGCCCTCGGACCGCCTCTTCTCGAATGGATGCTCCTCTTTGTACTGAAACTTCATCGTTTGAAGAGTTGACAGACAACAAGTCGGTCACTCCTGGTTTAAAATTGACTAGGTTTTCCCGTTCAGACAACGACTCTACCCgctgacacaaacacactcaatgctaactagctttagctcACCACAGCTGTTTCTTTTGCCACTGGCGGAGGGATACAATAACAACATGACGTAGACAAAGAGTCTAGTTCGTAGGGTGTAACTCAACACGTTTCCTCGCAGATACAATCAGTAGTTAGTTAAGTTAAACAGTGTATTTTGATGCTGGACGTAATTTTGTGGGATCAGATGTTCGCGGGATAGTTTTCCAAggaactattttatttttgtgaacaGCCGCGCATGTGGACGCTGGGCAGGGCCGTGAGGAGGTATCTGTCCTTGTCATATGACCGaggcccagcagcagcagcagagatgaaatttcaaaaatatccaGTCTTACTTTTGGTTTTACTTATGAAATGCGTTGTGACTTGTTAGATGAAAgcaatattatttaaatgattgtGCCCTCATTCAATTGTTCTTAAAcaaacacactaaaaaaaaaataacatttgcgGATTAAGGTCGtagtacaacaaaaaaattatttaaagcacTGAGACAGATTGGTAATTTTTAGGCTTGCTAGCTTGTTTGACTGTGCACgttaacaaaagaataaaataaaattgtgtggcgagcattaatttaaaacaacccTCCCCTTGTCCCATCATTATGCATTTAGAATAGTAGACTGTTACTGGGATTACAgaattacattttgaatttctcACAAACTAGAAATTCATAACGATAGTATTTTAGCTATAACCAGGTTACCACTATTAAAGACCAACCTCCTAAAATATATCCAAAGCAAATGCCAGCCTATTGCGCAAGGTAGTGACTCCATGACTCCCCCTGGTCATGTGACTTCCGCGTTACAGGCATTATTACCTCATTATTGACAATGAGGTAGACTACAGAGACCTAAAAGGTTCGCTATGTGTTTGACAGTAAGTTCTGAAAGTGAGACAACTGATCTACATGTACAATTTTTAATTAACCAACTCTGTTGCACATTCTTCTGgactgaagtttttctttttcataactACAGTGTATGTAGAAATTGTATCCTTAttgtacagtatttttttttattgattatatCTAtagtcactttgctgctgttgcacagaAATTTCTCACTGTGGGataataaaggatatttttctttttttattctattctattctttccAGCCAATGATTTGATTGTGATAGTTATACATTTGGacattttatatacattttatatatcGATGTCATTTTGTTCCttaaaataatgtgaaagattaatttataaataatcagGGATCATCTTTTTTAGgcacaggcaaaaaaaaaaaaaaagtgaattaattTTGATAAAGCATAAAGAGtgtaaaaaacttttattgCAGTGGAATAATGACAAATTATGAAATCCAACATTTACTTTGAGAATATCCTTTTTtctatgaaatatttcattaagtCAAAAGTGTCAGAAACAGAGTGGTGCCACAATTATTTGTAGTCCAAAgaatcttctttaaaataaattattgattcaATTTAACGTCCACAAGTTACTAGCAAT
The window above is part of the Xiphophorus couchianus chromosome 14, X_couchianus-1.0, whole genome shotgun sequence genome. Proteins encoded here:
- the gabarapa gene encoding gamma-aminobutyric acid receptor-associated protein: MKFQYKEEHPFEKRRSEGEKIRKKYPDRVPVIVEKAPKARIGDLDKKKYLVPSDLTVGQFYFLIRKRIHLRAEDALFFFVNNVIPPTSATMGLLYQEHHEEDFFLYIAYSDESVYGSSQREI